In a genomic window of Coprococcus eutactus:
- the ribD gene encoding bifunctional diaminohydroxyphosphoribosylaminopyrimidine deaminase/5-amino-6-(5-phosphoribosylamino)uracil reductase RibD: MIDNHIDDEFNLAYMRRAIELAKKGTGAVNPNPLVGAVIVKAGRIIGEGYHVRYGELHAERAAFASLADPAEAEGAVMYVTLEPCCHFGKQPPCVDAIIEHKIRKVYCGSDDPNAMVAGKGFRRLRDAGIEVYTHCLKDECDALNDIFFKYIIAKKPYVTMKYAMTMDGRIATHIGASKWITGEASRAYVMELRNRHKGIMAGIGTVLADDPMLTCRIENGIDRDTDNVRNPIRIICDSKLRIPEDSNIVQTAVEIETIVATTPDGAADTAKCDRLREKSVSIIETDSTDGNVDLGQLMDILGGKGIDGILLEGGGELNYSMVSEGLVDEACVFIAPKIFGGEGKYSPVSGTGVDVPADAHMFRLEEVRRFDEDVMLRYKKV; encoded by the coding sequence ATGATAGACAATCATATAGATGATGAGTTTAATCTGGCATACATGAGACGCGCAATTGAACTTGCGAAAAAGGGAACCGGCGCGGTGAATCCGAATCCGCTTGTGGGCGCGGTTATCGTGAAGGCTGGGAGAATCATAGGCGAAGGCTATCATGTGAGATACGGTGAGCTTCATGCAGAGCGCGCTGCATTTGCCAGCTTGGCTGATCCTGCGGAGGCAGAGGGAGCTGTCATGTATGTGACGCTTGAGCCGTGCTGCCACTTCGGCAAACAGCCGCCTTGTGTAGATGCGATCATAGAACATAAGATCAGAAAAGTGTATTGTGGCTCTGATGATCCAAATGCGATGGTAGCAGGAAAGGGATTTAGGAGACTACGTGATGCCGGAATAGAGGTGTATACGCATTGCTTGAAGGATGAGTGCGATGCGTTAAATGATATATTTTTCAAGTATATCATAGCTAAGAAGCCGTATGTGACAATGAAGTATGCCATGACGATGGATGGCAGGATAGCTACACATATTGGGGCAAGCAAATGGATAACAGGCGAAGCTTCAAGGGCATATGTGATGGAGCTCAGGAACAGGCATAAGGGCATAATGGCGGGCATAGGAACAGTGCTTGCGGATGATCCGATGCTTACATGCAGAATAGAGAATGGCATAGACAGGGATACTGATAATGTCAGAAATCCGATCAGGATAATATGTGACAGTAAACTCAGGATCCCGGAGGATTCCAATATCGTACAGACTGCCGTAGAGATCGAAACAATAGTGGCGACAACGCCTGATGGTGCAGCGGATACAGCAAAATGTGACAGGCTGAGAGAAAAAAGTGTAAGCATCATAGAGACGGACAGCACAGACGGGAATGTGGATCTCGGACAGCTCATGGATATACTTGGCGGAAAGGGCATAGACGGAATACTGCTTGAGGGCGGCGGAGAGCTCAACTACAGCATGGTATCAGAAGGACTTGTGGATGAGGCATGTGTGTTCATTGCTCCAAAGATATTTGGCGGTGAGGGCAAATACAGTCCTGTATCAGGAACGGGTGTTGATGTGCCTGCTGATGCGCATATGTTCAGACTTGAAGAGGTCAGAAGATTTGATGAAGATGTGATGCTCAGATACAAAAAGGTTTAG
- a CDS encoding vWA domain-containing protein — protein MDKRTKGIVTVGVLMIIVMVAVIIGVVVKRAGNISSGGGGISGTKQDMTLDEMYNELDVEQATPVKGTVTLDTPDLYDELPEIDKYPLSVEGSGDVDIEIFTSGEKAGKDNDSWLIDVASSFNSSDVKTSDGKTVSMSVRSVPSGTAADYIISGKYLPDLYTPSNTLFGEYAISNNGSLELYADRLVGNTAGILVKKDSGYTTADEVIKAVQDNKITMGYTNPQTSATGLNLLLTLLRGGDDNFTKFNANIPYVAYTTQQMRDSASNGTLDAMLSEYQAYINDNNLTSMYDFIAFGVRHDNPVYICNKSGKTAAELEGVKLVVDYCKSDEMQKIAAQKGFNANDDYTSAEEFSGAQVTQGLKTYKKTKDNGKDIIAVFVADCSGSMDGDPMNQLKNSLTNGAQYINDNNYVGLVSYSNSVTIEVPIAQFDLNQRSYFQGAVNNLIASGGTASYDAVVVAVKMITEAKAQHPDAKCMLFLLSDGYANNGYSMDEITSALRTSGIPVYTIGYGDDADTGELARLSGINEAASINADSDDIIYKIKSLFNSQL, from the coding sequence ATGGATAAGAGGACAAAAGGGATAGTGACAGTTGGAGTGCTGATGATCATAGTCATGGTGGCGGTGATCATCGGTGTTGTTGTAAAACGTGCGGGTAACATATCGTCTGGAGGTGGCGGTATATCCGGTACAAAACAGGACATGACACTTGATGAGATGTATAATGAGCTGGATGTGGAGCAGGCAACTCCTGTAAAGGGCACAGTTACCCTGGATACGCCGGATCTCTATGATGAGCTTCCAGAGATTGACAAGTATCCATTGTCAGTTGAGGGAAGTGGAGATGTCGATATAGAGATATTCACATCGGGAGAGAAGGCCGGAAAGGACAATGATTCGTGGCTTATAGATGTGGCTTCATCGTTCAACTCATCAGATGTGAAGACATCAGATGGAAAGACGGTGTCCATGAGCGTACGTTCGGTGCCGTCCGGAACGGCTGCAGACTATATCATATCAGGCAAATATCTGCCGGATCTCTATACACCGAGCAATACGCTGTTCGGCGAGTATGCAATATCAAACAACGGTAGCCTTGAACTCTATGCTGACAGGCTGGTAGGAAATACTGCCGGGATCCTTGTTAAGAAGGACAGTGGCTACACCACAGCCGACGAAGTTATAAAGGCTGTACAGGACAACAAGATAACTATGGGATACACAAACCCTCAGACCAGTGCTACAGGACTCAACCTGCTCCTCACACTGCTTCGGGGCGGAGATGACAATTTTACTAAGTTCAATGCAAATATACCATACGTTGCATATACGACACAGCAGATGAGAGACAGTGCATCAAACGGAACTCTCGACGCCATGCTGTCAGAATACCAGGCATATATCAATGATAACAATCTCACATCGATGTATGACTTTATCGCATTTGGAGTGCGACATGACAATCCGGTGTATATATGCAATAAGTCGGGAAAGACTGCTGCAGAGCTTGAGGGTGTTAAGCTTGTGGTAGATTATTGCAAGAGCGATGAGATGCAGAAGATAGCAGCCCAGAAGGGATTTAATGCCAATGACGATTACACATCAGCAGAGGAGTTTTCGGGTGCGCAGGTCACACAGGGTCTTAAGACTTACAAGAAGACAAAGGATAATGGAAAGGATATAATTGCTGTGTTTGTGGCTGACTGCAGTGGTTCCATGGACGGAGATCCTATGAACCAGCTCAAGAACAGTCTGACAAATGGAGCGCAGTATATCAATGATAATAATTATGTCGGTTTGGTTAGCTATTCAAATTCAGTTACGATCGAGGTTCCAATAGCACAGTTCGATCTCAACCAGAGATCGTATTTCCAGGGCGCAGTGAACAATCTGATTGCTTCTGGCGGAACTGCCTCATATGATGCGGTGGTGGTTGCCGTGAAGATGATAACAGAGGCAAAGGCTCAGCATCCGGATGCCAAGTGCATGCTGTTTCTTCTTAGTGATGGATATGCAAACAACGGATATTCAATGGACGAGATAACCTCAGCACTCAGGACATCTGGAATACCGGTTTACACCATAGGTTATGGAGATGACGCGGATACAGGTGAGCTTGCAAGGCTGTCAGGTATAAATGAGGCTGCGTCAATCAACGCCGACAGCGATGATATTATTTACAAGATAAAGAGTTTATTTAATTCACAGCTTTAA
- a CDS encoding YqeG family HAD IIIA-type phosphatase: protein MIRFLPDEYYSSTYKIDFKKYYDMGYRGILFDIDNTLVRHNEPATSRAIQLMEQLKAIGFKVCLVSNNKEPRVATFNKKMKVNYIYKAGKPSKKGYIRAMDEIGCTVENTLAVGDQIYTDIIGSASLGIHTILVKPIDTSHEEIQITLKRIIEKPFIAYFKKKHGIVR from the coding sequence ATGATAAGATTTCTGCCGGATGAATATTACTCATCCACCTACAAAATAGATTTCAAAAAATACTACGATATGGGCTACAGGGGTATTCTGTTTGACATTGACAACACACTCGTGCGGCACAATGAACCGGCAACCTCACGAGCCATACAGCTCATGGAACAGCTGAAAGCCATCGGTTTCAAGGTCTGCCTAGTCTCAAACAACAAGGAACCAAGAGTTGCCACATTTAACAAAAAGATGAAGGTAAATTACATATACAAGGCAGGAAAGCCTTCCAAGAAGGGTTACATACGCGCTATGGACGAGATTGGCTGCACCGTAGAAAACACCCTAGCTGTAGGCGACCAGATATATACAGATATAATCGGAAGCGCTAGTCTTGGCATACACACAATACTTGTAAAACCTATAGACACCAGCCATGAAGAGATTCAGATAACTCTGAAAAGGATCATTGAAAAACCGTTTATAGCCTACTTCAAAAAGAAACACGGCATTGTAAGATAA